GTTGCACCTATGAAAATTGCAACAGTTATTACTAAATAAAAAATAGCCACCGCTATGATTCCTGTCATCATTGCTGGAGCAACCACTTCTTTATGTTAACAATCTTTTTGAATTGATGCAGAATCTAAAAACCCATCAAAAGCAAACATAATTGGAACCATTGTTGCAAAAAAACTGTTAATTGAAAAAGGCTGATATGTGTTGTTTGGATTAAAAGAATTTTCATTACCTTGTGCAAAAAAAACTATTCCTAATATAAGAACAATTAATAAGGGAATGAATTTTAAAAAAGATAAAATTGTTTGCAAAATCCTTACTGGTTTTTCGGAATAAATATTCATTAATTGAAAGCCAACTAAAAGAAATGTTGCAAAAAATATTTCAATTGTTATTTGAATATCAGGTTTTAAAAATAAATCTCAACTATCAATTCCATTATTTAATTCATATATAACCTTTATTGCATCAAATAAACTACTAGTTGTAAATAAAGAACCAATAATAACTAATATAGGCATATAAATAATTGCATATAAAATTGTAACTAATGAGCCATATCTTCTGCCCACAAATCTTCCTGATCAAGAAGTTAATGTATTGTGTTCACCTTTTTTAGATGAAGAGGAAACTTCAATAAAAGTTACCATCATTAAACAGCAAAACACACCCATTAAGCTTCAAACAGATAATGCAACCCAAAGATTATTACCTGCCATAGCCAAAACACCATTTTCTCCAGCGTTTTTTAAATAAATTCCACCTCCAACAACAATTCCAAAAACCATTGAAAATAC
This genomic window from Spiroplasma taiwanense CT-1 contains:
- a CDS encoding amino acid permease — translated: MTKINKKNKTKNKIFEFLTVFSMVFGIVVGGGIYLKNAGENGVLAMAGNNLWVALSVWSLMGVFCCLMMVTFIEVSSSSKKGEHNTLTSWSGRFVGRRYGSLVTILYAIIYMPILVIIGSLFTTSSLFDAIKVIYELNNGIDSWDLFLKPDIQITIEIFFATFLLVGFQLMNIYSEKPVRILQTILSFLKFIPLLIVLILGIVFFAQGNENSFNPNNTYQPFSINSFFATMVPIMFAFDGFLDSASIQKDC